One segment of Caldanaerobius polysaccharolyticus DSM 13641 DNA contains the following:
- a CDS encoding FHA domain-containing protein, with protein MYNFIAWVLRFVFIIIIYYFLYNVLKLLYMDIRGDRSKKDIRNVETTARIASLKPPFENYTLYNVTTIGRADDCDVILKNEYVSSKHAQIYKKGGKFWVDDLKSTNGTFVNGRRIKKPVRLKSGDIISIANEDFRFSEHFDRR; from the coding sequence ATGTATAATTTTATTGCGTGGGTATTGAGATTTGTATTTATAATTATAATATACTATTTTTTGTACAATGTGCTCAAGCTGTTGTACATGGATATAAGAGGCGATAGGAGCAAAAAGGATATAAGAAATGTAGAGACAACGGCTCGCATAGCCTCTTTAAAGCCTCCTTTTGAGAATTACACTCTGTACAATGTGACAACCATCGGGCGGGCTGACGATTGCGATGTGATTTTAAAAAACGAATACGTGTCCAGTAAACATGCTCAGATCTACAAAAAAGGCGGAAAATTTTGGGTAGACGATCTCAAAAGCACTAATGGGACTTTTGTAAATGGAAGGAGGATTAAGAAGCCTGTAAGGTTAAAATCCGGCGATATAATTTCTATCGCCAATGAAGATTTCAGGTTTAGCGAGCACTTTGATAGAAGATGA
- the uvrA gene encoding excinuclease ABC subunit UvrA: MDYIYVKGAREHNLKNIDVKIPRDKLVVITGLSGSGKSSLAFDTIYAEGQRRYVESLSAYARQFLGQMNKPDVDYIEGLSPAISIDQKTTSKNPRSTVGTITEIHDYLRLLYARIGIPHCPKCGRVISQQTVDQMIDKVMALGERTRIQVLAPVVRGRKGEHVKLINDIKKAGYVRLRIDGNIYDIGEDINLEKNKKHDIDVVVDRLIVRNDIRSRLADSIETALELSGGLVVINVLDGEDLLFSQNLACPDCGISIEELTPRMFSFNSPYGACPECSGLGFKMKIDPDLLFDMSKSILEGAVNTWIASEDSWTYKVLLAVAREYGIDITVPLQDLGDKLDIIFYGIGDRKVKVKGSDGRYYDASFEGVINNLERRYHETQSEIVKEEIEKYMRIIPCEACKGDRLKKESLSVTVGGKSIAELSNMSIIELKKFLEGLKLSEKERLISGQILKEINARLGFLIDVGLDYLTLSRSAGTLSGGEAQRIRLASQIGSGLMGVLYILDEPSIGLHQKDNDKLIKTLKHLRDLGNTLIVVEHDEDTMYASDYIIDVGPGAGENGGRIIAAGTVEDIKRCKESITGQYLSGAKKIHIPQERRKPNGKWLEIKGARENNLKDIDVKIPLGVITCVTGVSGSGKSTLVNEILYKSLARRLNKAKEVPGDHDEILGVENLDKVINIDQSPIGRTPRSNPATYTGVFDYIREVFALTPEARMRGYKQGRFSFNVKGGRCEACHGDGIIKIEMHFLSDVYVPCEVCKGKRYNKETLEIKYKGKNISDVLDMTVDEALEFFENIPRIKNKLMTLHDVGLGYIKLGQPSTQLSGGEAQRIKLATELSKKATGRTVYILDEPTTGLHMADVDRLIQVLNRLVEGGNTVVIIEHNMDVIKTADYIIDLGPDGGDKGGRVIACGTPEEVAMNEFSYTGQYLKKILSKSK; the protein is encoded by the coding sequence ATGGATTATATTTATGTCAAAGGGGCCCGGGAGCACAATTTAAAGAACATAGATGTAAAGATTCCACGGGATAAATTGGTGGTGATAACAGGGCTTAGCGGTTCTGGCAAATCGTCATTAGCTTTTGATACCATATATGCTGAAGGCCAGAGGCGGTATGTAGAATCCCTTTCTGCTTACGCCAGACAGTTTTTGGGTCAGATGAATAAGCCCGATGTGGACTACATTGAAGGGCTGTCGCCGGCAATATCTATAGACCAAAAAACGACCAGCAAAAACCCGCGATCTACTGTGGGTACTATAACCGAAATACACGATTACCTTAGGTTGCTATACGCTCGCATAGGAATCCCTCATTGCCCTAAGTGCGGCAGGGTGATCTCTCAGCAGACGGTGGATCAGATGATCGACAAAGTGATGGCACTAGGGGAGAGGACGAGAATACAGGTTCTGGCGCCTGTGGTGAGGGGCAGAAAAGGCGAACATGTTAAGCTCATCAATGACATAAAAAAGGCGGGCTATGTGAGGCTTAGGATTGATGGTAACATCTATGATATTGGAGAGGATATAAATCTGGAGAAAAACAAGAAGCACGACATAGATGTAGTTGTGGACAGATTGATCGTAAGGAATGATATAAGGAGCAGGCTGGCTGATTCTATAGAAACGGCACTGGAGCTCTCTGGAGGGCTTGTGGTGATAAACGTGCTGGACGGTGAGGATTTGCTGTTCAGTCAGAATCTAGCGTGTCCCGACTGTGGCATAAGTATTGAGGAACTTACCCCCAGGATGTTTTCATTTAACAGCCCTTATGGCGCCTGCCCTGAGTGCAGCGGTTTGGGGTTTAAGATGAAAATCGACCCCGATTTGCTTTTTGATATGTCAAAATCTATATTAGAAGGTGCGGTAAATACGTGGATAGCTTCTGAAGACAGCTGGACGTACAAAGTTCTTCTGGCCGTGGCCAGAGAATATGGCATTGACATTACAGTCCCTTTACAGGACCTAGGTGATAAGCTGGATATTATATTTTATGGTATAGGCGATAGAAAGGTAAAGGTCAAGGGGTCTGATGGTCGTTATTACGATGCCAGCTTTGAGGGCGTTATAAACAATCTTGAAAGGCGTTACCATGAAACCCAGTCTGAGATAGTAAAAGAAGAGATAGAAAAATACATGAGGATAATCCCATGTGAAGCTTGCAAGGGGGATAGGTTAAAAAAAGAAAGCCTTTCGGTGACCGTGGGTGGAAAGTCCATCGCTGAACTCAGCAATATGTCTATTATAGAGCTAAAAAAGTTTTTAGAAGGGCTTAAGCTGAGCGAAAAGGAAAGGCTTATATCTGGCCAGATTTTAAAGGAGATAAACGCCAGGTTAGGGTTTTTAATTGACGTAGGGCTGGATTACCTCACATTATCCCGCTCTGCAGGAACTCTTTCGGGAGGAGAAGCCCAGAGGATAAGACTGGCCAGCCAGATCGGTTCAGGGCTAATGGGTGTCCTTTACATCCTGGATGAGCCCAGCATAGGACTTCACCAAAAAGACAACGACAAGCTTATAAAAACCCTCAAACACCTGAGAGACTTGGGCAATACCCTTATAGTGGTGGAGCACGATGAGGATACCATGTATGCTTCTGATTACATCATAGACGTGGGTCCAGGTGCTGGGGAGAACGGCGGTAGGATCATAGCAGCGGGTACCGTTGAGGATATAAAGAGGTGCAAGGAATCTATAACAGGCCAATATTTGAGCGGCGCAAAAAAGATACACATTCCCCAGGAGAGGAGAAAGCCTAACGGAAAATGGCTGGAGATAAAAGGGGCTAGAGAAAATAACCTCAAAGACATTGACGTGAAGATACCACTGGGCGTGATAACGTGTGTGACGGGAGTCTCCGGGTCGGGTAAAAGCACCCTTGTAAATGAAATACTCTATAAGAGCCTTGCCCGGCGATTGAACAAGGCAAAGGAGGTACCGGGCGATCACGATGAAATTCTGGGAGTGGAGAACCTGGATAAGGTGATAAACATAGATCAGTCGCCTATTGGTAGGACGCCTAGGTCTAATCCTGCCACTTACACCGGCGTCTTTGACTATATCAGAGAGGTATTTGCTCTTACCCCTGAAGCCAGGATGAGAGGTTATAAGCAGGGTAGGTTTAGCTTTAACGTAAAAGGAGGTCGCTGTGAGGCATGTCACGGCGATGGGATTATAAAGATTGAGATGCATTTTCTGTCAGATGTGTACGTGCCATGTGAGGTATGTAAAGGGAAAAGATATAACAAAGAGACGCTGGAAATAAAGTACAAAGGTAAAAATATATCAGATGTACTGGACATGACCGTTGATGAGGCCTTGGAGTTCTTTGAAAATATACCCCGGATTAAGAATAAGCTCATGACTTTGCACGATGTAGGCCTTGGGTACATCAAATTAGGACAGCCTTCCACTCAATTATCTGGAGGGGAAGCTCAGAGGATAAAACTGGCAACCGAGTTGAGCAAGAAAGCCACGGGGAGGACTGTGTATATACTGGACGAGCCTACTACAGGGCTTCACATGGCAGATGTGGACAGGCTTATCCAGGTTTTAAACAGGTTGGTTGAAGGTGGCAATACCGTTGTAATCATTGAGCACAACATGGACGTCATAAAAACAGCTGATTATATCATCGACTTGGGTCCTGATGGCGGTGATAAAGGGGGTAGAGTGATTGCCTGTGGTACCCCCGAAGAAGTGGCCATGAATGAATTCTCCTATACAGGTCAATATCTAAAGAAAATACTTAGTAAGAGCAAATAA
- a CDS encoding FtsW/RodA/SpoVE family cell cycle protein: MEIQERVYRRLFYLIYIMSFIAFSLLSIYKIPVRTEPLYIALIFDFVFSMVYILIKYLMPEGDVVLFLISAFLSEIGLIIIYRLQPNLAIKQIVWVASGMLLFIITAYLYRFTDKVNRYYFGYIVAGFAMLIVTLVFGKEVGGSTNWLSIGRVTFQPSEFVKLLYVLFMSNFLAEKKGKRQVLFAFGITLLLVLFLMLQKDLGSALIFFLTGLVMVYVATSNWLYAAIGFMALGIGGLMSFYIFDHVRIRIDAWLNPWIDVPGKGYQIVQSLLAISSGGYLGTGLGLGHPELIPAVYTDFIFSAICEEMGFLGAAAIIIMYFLILYRGMRISLRCEDIVDKLVTVGLTAMFSIQVFTIIGGVIKFIPLTGVTLPFISYGGSSIVMSFILLGILKSVSERIGDSIEHQ; this comes from the coding sequence ATGGAAATACAGGAGAGAGTGTATAGGAGACTTTTTTATTTAATATACATCATGAGTTTTATTGCTTTTTCTCTGCTTTCTATATATAAAATACCTGTCAGGACAGAGCCTCTGTATATAGCGCTGATATTTGATTTTGTCTTTTCCATGGTTTACATTCTCATAAAATACCTCATGCCCGAGGGGGATGTGGTGCTGTTTCTAATAAGCGCTTTTCTGTCCGAAATAGGGCTTATAATAATATACCGCCTGCAACCCAACTTGGCGATAAAGCAGATTGTATGGGTGGCATCTGGCATGCTTTTGTTTATAATAACTGCTTACTTGTATAGATTTACCGATAAGGTCAACAGGTATTACTTTGGTTATATAGTGGCGGGGTTTGCCATGCTTATTGTAACCCTTGTGTTCGGCAAAGAAGTGGGCGGATCTACCAATTGGCTCAGCATAGGTAGAGTTACATTTCAGCCTTCGGAGTTTGTAAAGCTGTTGTACGTATTGTTTATGTCAAATTTTCTAGCCGAGAAAAAAGGGAAAAGGCAGGTGCTATTTGCTTTTGGCATTACACTTTTACTGGTACTTTTTTTGATGTTGCAGAAGGACCTAGGATCTGCTTTGATATTTTTCCTCACGGGGTTGGTCATGGTGTACGTGGCTACATCCAATTGGCTTTACGCCGCTATAGGGTTTATGGCTTTGGGAATAGGGGGCCTGATGAGTTTTTATATATTTGACCACGTCAGGATCAGAATCGATGCATGGTTAAATCCATGGATAGATGTGCCAGGTAAGGGATATCAGATCGTCCAATCTCTGCTTGCCATATCTTCAGGGGGGTATCTGGGTACCGGCCTTGGCCTTGGACACCCTGAATTGATTCCTGCCGTATACACCGATTTTATCTTCTCTGCCATATGCGAGGAAATGGGTTTTTTGGGGGCAGCCGCTATTATAATCATGTACTTTTTGATACTGTACAGGGGCATGAGGATATCTTTAAGGTGTGAGGACATTGTGGATAAATTGGTAACCGTGGGCCTTACGGCTATGTTCAGCATACAGGTGTTTACCATTATAGGTGGCGTGATAAAGTTTATTCCCCTCACAGGAGTTACACTGCCATTTATAAGCTATGGAGGAAGTTCTATTGTCATGAGCTTTATTTTACTTGGGATACTCAAGTCAGTTTCAGAGAGAATAGGTGATAGCATTGAACACCAATAG
- a CDS encoding peptidoglycan D,D-transpeptidase FtsI family protein — MIALNTNRTNRSIKVVFGILSLMLLSLVVYMTYFEISYAPSLLSNPYNTRALMEERKVKKGSIIDRNGQVLAYSSKDGNGYWNVVYPDGKIFSPIVGYRSVQYGSAGLEAYYNRALLGLGSNKPVDVLRSEILGKSKIGDNLRLTIDGKLQRVAYNALGDYKGAVVAMDPKTGAVLALVSKPTFDPNTIDRDWKQLNSDPNSPLLNRALNGLYAPGSTFKIVTASAAIKYVSGINDKIYNCKGYVIVDGRKISDYQGEAHGSLNLRDAFRVSCNSTFVKIGLEVGKSDMIKMAEAFGFNNELDFDLPVSKSTFPPFKLLSDNVELAERSIGQGKVQVTPIMMAMITSAIANNGIMMQPYMVSEVISPDGKVVQSASPRSFLTPVSPAIAAAIKDMMVSVVNSGTGTAAAISGVQVAGKTGTAQTGKDRDNAWFVGFAPADDPRIAVAVLVEEGGTGGITAAPIARDVISAYLGR; from the coding sequence GTGATAGCATTGAACACCAATAGGACCAATAGAAGTATAAAAGTGGTTTTTGGGATATTGTCGCTTATGCTTTTGTCTCTTGTGGTGTACATGACCTATTTTGAGATTTCATATGCTCCCAGTCTGTTGTCAAATCCGTACAATACTCGGGCGTTGATGGAAGAGCGCAAGGTCAAGAAAGGAAGTATCATCGACAGAAACGGTCAGGTATTGGCATACAGTTCTAAAGACGGCAATGGTTACTGGAATGTCGTGTACCCTGATGGAAAGATCTTTTCGCCTATAGTAGGCTACAGAAGCGTTCAATATGGAAGCGCGGGACTAGAAGCTTATTATAACAGGGCTTTACTAGGTTTAGGGAGCAATAAACCTGTGGACGTGCTGCGCTCAGAAATACTGGGCAAGAGCAAGATCGGCGATAACTTGAGGTTGACCATAGACGGCAAACTCCAAAGAGTAGCGTACAATGCGCTGGGCGACTATAAAGGCGCAGTGGTAGCCATGGATCCGAAAACTGGCGCTGTTTTGGCTTTGGTGTCAAAACCAACCTTTGACCCTAATACCATTGACCGCGATTGGAAACAGTTGAACAGCGATCCCAATAGTCCGCTATTGAACAGGGCGTTAAATGGTTTGTATGCCCCTGGTTCTACATTCAAAATAGTGACAGCCAGCGCAGCGATCAAGTACGTTTCTGGGATTAATGATAAAATTTACAATTGCAAGGGATATGTAATAGTCGATGGAAGAAAGATATCGGATTACCAGGGCGAAGCCCATGGATCTTTAAATTTGCGCGATGCTTTCAGGGTTTCGTGCAATTCTACTTTTGTAAAGATAGGGCTTGAGGTAGGCAAAAGCGATATGATCAAAATGGCAGAAGCTTTTGGTTTCAATAATGAATTAGATTTTGACCTGCCTGTATCCAAAAGCACATTTCCACCTTTTAAGCTGTTGTCAGATAATGTGGAGCTTGCAGAGAGATCCATTGGGCAGGGAAAGGTTCAGGTTACCCCTATTATGATGGCTATGATAACCTCTGCCATAGCCAATAATGGCATTATGATGCAACCGTATATGGTATCAGAGGTGATAAGCCCTGACGGCAAAGTGGTCCAGAGTGCTTCGCCAAGGAGCTTTCTGACGCCAGTTTCGCCGGCAATCGCCGCTGCTATAAAGGACATGATGGTATCCGTTGTAAACAGCGGTACAGGAACCGCCGCGGCCATATCAGGCGTACAGGTTGCGGGGAAGACGGGAACGGCTCAGACAGGTAAAGATAGAGACAACGCGTGGTTTGTAGGTTTTGCTCCTGCTGACGACCCAAGGATAGCTGTCGCCGTGCTGGTGGAAGAAGGCGGTACAGGTGGCATTACTGCGGCGCCCATTGCGAGAGATGTGATATCGGCGTATCTCGGGAGGTGA
- a CDS encoding TIGR03905 family TSCPD domain-containing protein, protein MRYSYVPHGVCCKKIVFDVIDGKIANVNFIAGCKGNLQGLAKLLEGMDVKEATERLKGIKCQGDTSCPDQFAKAVEELVLKHSVNTY, encoded by the coding sequence ATGCGTTACAGTTATGTACCTCACGGCGTCTGCTGCAAGAAAATCGTATTTGATGTGATAGACGGTAAAATCGCCAATGTAAATTTTATAGCGGGGTGTAAGGGAAATCTTCAAGGCCTGGCAAAGCTTTTAGAGGGGATGGACGTAAAGGAGGCGACGGAGAGGCTTAAAGGCATTAAATGCCAAGGGGATACATCGTGCCCTGACCAATTTGCTAAGGCAGTGGAAGAACTCGTATTAAAACATTCAGTAAACACGTATTGA